The DNA region GCACCGGATACTCATCGGCCTGGTCGTCGCGGGTGCGGTGATCATCGCCGGGATCGGTTTCGCCGGCTCGTACGCCGCGGTGCGCGCGCTGGCCGTCGACAAGGGCTTCGGCGATTTCTCGTACTTCTTCCCGATCGGCATCGACGCGGGCATCTGTGTGCTGCTCGCGCTCGATCTGCTGCTGACCTGGATCCGGATCCCGTTCCCGCTGCTGCGGCAGACGGCGTGGGTGCTGACGGCGGCGACGATCGCGTTCAACGGCGCGGCGGCGTGGCCGGACCCGCTGGGTGTGGGCATGCACGCGGTGATCCCGGTGCTGTTCGTGGTCGCGGTGGAGGCGGCGCGGCACGCGGTGGGCCGGATCGCGGACATCACGGCCGACAAGCACATGGAGGGTGTGCGGCTGACCCGCTGGCTGCTGTCGCCGATTCCGACGTTCCGGTTGTGGCGGCGGATGAAGCTGTGGGAGCTGCGTTCGTACGAGCAGGTGATCAAGCTGGAGCAGGACCGGCTGATCTATCAGGCGCGGCTGCAGGCCCGGTTCGGGCGGGCGTGGCGGCGGAAGGCGCCGGTGGAGGCGCTGATGCCGCTGCGGCTTGCGAAGTACGGCGTGCCGCTGGCGGAGACGGCGGCGGCGGGCCTGGCGGCGGCCGGTGTGGAACCGGCCCTGCTGCCGCCGGCCCCGGCGGTCCCGGTGGCTCCCGTGGCTCCGGAGCTGCCCCAGTCGCAGGCGCAGGCGCAGATGCAGATGCAGCCGGTGCAGGTGGCGGCGCAGGTGCCCGGGCAGATGGCGCCCGGGCAGATGGTGCCGGCTCAGGCGGTGCCCGCGCAGCAGGGTGTTCCGGGTGAGGACGGCAACCCGTGGTTTGCGGCGCAGCAGCTTTCGCCGGAGACCTATCAGGGCACGTACGACCCTCAGATCGTGGAGGGTCTGGAGCCGACTCCGGTGCCGATCCCGCAGGGTCCGGACGATGTTCCGCCGCCGGGTCCGGAGGAGTTCGAGGAGTACTCGGAGTTCGTGGACGAGGAGCCGTCGGGGGTCGAGTTCGCGGAGTCGGCGTACAAGGCGATGTGGGACTACGTGGAGGAGAACCAGGAGTTCCCGACGTCGGAGCAGCTCGACATACGGCTGAGTGACCGGTACGGGATCACTCATCCGCGCAGTACGTCGATCCTGCGGGAGCTGATCCCGCAGTTGCGGCTCCGGATCGAGCAGGAGTGGGCGGAGACCCACACGCCGTAGGCGGCGCCCGCGCATGAGACCGCCCTCCTCCGCACGATGCGGAGGAGGGCGGTTTTCGTCGGCTCGGGCCGTCGGTGACGGTTACGCGCCGAGCAGCTTGCGCACGCGGTCCGCGCCCACCGCGAGCAGCAGCGTGGGGAGGCGGGGGCCGGTCTCGCGGCTCACGAGGAGCTTGTAGAGGAGGGCGAAGAAGGAGCGCTGGGCGAGCTTGAGCTCCGGGGTGGGCTTGGCTTCGGGGTCGAGGCCGGCCATGACCTTCGGGACGCCGTAGACCAGGGTGGTCAGGCCGTCGAGGGACCAGTGGGTGTCGAGGCCCTCCAGGAGGAGGCGC from Streptomyces fradiae includes:
- a CDS encoding DUF2637 domain-containing protein, whose protein sequence is MQLTRTHRILIGLVVAGAVIIAGIGFAGSYAAVRALAVDKGFGDFSYFFPIGIDAGICVLLALDLLLTWIRIPFPLLRQTAWVLTAATIAFNGAAAWPDPLGVGMHAVIPVLFVVAVEAARHAVGRIADITADKHMEGVRLTRWLLSPIPTFRLWRRMKLWELRSYEQVIKLEQDRLIYQARLQARFGRAWRRKAPVEALMPLRLAKYGVPLAETAAAGLAAAGVEPALLPPAPAVPVAPVAPELPQSQAQAQMQMQPVQVAAQVPGQMAPGQMVPAQAVPAQQGVPGEDGNPWFAAQQLSPETYQGTYDPQIVEGLEPTPVPIPQGPDDVPPPGPEEFEEYSEFVDEEPSGVEFAESAYKAMWDYVEENQEFPTSEQLDIRLSDRYGITHPRSTSILRELIPQLRLRIEQEWAETHTP